A single Rhinolophus ferrumequinum isolate MPI-CBG mRhiFer1 chromosome 20, mRhiFer1_v1.p, whole genome shotgun sequence DNA region contains:
- the PRPS1L1 gene encoding ribose-phosphate pyrophosphokinase 3, giving the protein MPNIKIFSGSSHQDLSQKIADHLSLELGKVVSKKFSNQETCVEIGESVCGEDVYIVQSGCGEINDNLMELLIMINACKIASASRVTAVIPCFPYARQDKKDKSRVPISAKLVANMLSIAGADHIITMDLHASQIQGFFDIPVDNLYAETAVLKWIKENISEWKNCTIVSPDAGGVKRVTSIADWLNVDFALIHKERKKANEVDRMVLVGDVKDRVAIIVDDMADTCGTICHAADKLLSAGATRVFAILTHGIFSGPAITVINNACFEAVVVTNTIPQEENVKLCSKIQVIDISMILAEAIRRTHNGESVSYLFIHVPLR; this is encoded by the coding sequence ATGCCAAATATCAAAATCTTCAGTGGCAGCTCCCACCAGGACTTATCCCAGAAAATTGCTGACCACCTGAGCCTGGAGCTGGGCAAGGTGGTGAGCAAGAAATTCAGCAACCAGGAGACCTGCGTGGAAATTGGCGAGAGTGTGTGTGGAGAGGATGTTTACATCGTGCAGAGTGGTTGTGGCGAAATCAACGATAATCTAATGGAGCTTTTGATCATGATCAATGCCTGCAAGATTGCGTCAGCCAGCCGGGTTACCGCGGTCATCCCGTGTTTCCCTTATGCCCGGCAGGATAAGAAGGATAAGAGCCGGGTCCCAATCTCAGCCAAGCTTGTTGCAAATATGCTGTCGATAGCAGGCGCGGATCATATCATCACCATGGACCTACACGCTTCTCAAATTCAGGGCTTTTTTGATATCCCAGTAGACAATTTGTATGCAGAGACGGCTGTCCTAAAATGGATAAAGGAGAATATCTCTGAATGGAAGAACTGCACTATTGTCTCACCGGATGCTGGGGGAGTGAAGAGAGTGACCTCCATTGCGGATTGGTTGAATGTGGACTTTGCCCTGATTCACAAAGAGCGGAAGAAGGCCAATGAAGTGGACCGCATGGTGCTGGTGGGAGACGTGAAGGACCGTGTGGCCATCATTGTGGATGACATGGCTGACACTTGTGGTACAATCTGCCACGCAGCCGACAAACTTCTCTCAGCTGGAGCCACCAGAGTTTTTGCGATATTGACCCATGGAATCTTTTCTGGCCCGGCCATTACTGTCATCAACAATGCATGCTTTGAAGCAGTAGTGGTCACCAACACCATACCTCAGGAGGAGAACGTGAagctttgctccaaaatacaGGTGATCGACATCTCCATGATCCTTGCAGAAGCAATCAGGAGAACTCACAATGGGGAATCTGTTTCCTACCTGTTCATCCATGTCCCTTTACGATAG